The uncultured Fusobacterium sp. sequence CATCAATAATTGGATCACTATATCTATATTCAGATGCTATCTCTACATTTGATTTAAAATTAGCTATTTTTTTTAAATAATTAGCTCCTTGTAATCCTGTATAATAGGCTGTTCCACATGCTATTATATCTATCTCTTGAACCTTACTAAAATCTATCTTCTCAAAAAGATCTGTAAGTTTCTCTTTACCATCCTCTTTTGTATAAAATTCTAGAGTCTTATTTACCACTTCAGGTTGCTCCTCTATCTCTTTTAACATAAAGTGTGGATATCCATTTTTACTAGCTTGTTCCATATCCCATTGAATTTTATTTATACTTTTTTCAATTGAATTTAGATTTTTATCATAAACTCTAACTTTTTCTCTTTCTAAGATTGCTATTTCATCATTTTCAAGAAAAATAACATCTCTAGTATATTTTAAGATTGCTGGAACATCTGAGGCAATAAAATTACTATTTTTACCTATCCCTATAATCAATGGACTCTCTTTTCTTGTACACACTATTTTCTCTGGCTCTGCTTCATGGATTATTCCCAATGCATAGCTTCCCTTTAATCTATCCTTAACTTTTTTTATAGTTTCCAATAGATCTCCATTATAAAAATATGAAAAAAGTTGAGCAATTACCTCACTATCAGTATCAGATATAAATTTATATCCTTTCTCAATAAGTTCTAATTTTAAAGTTGAATAGTTTTCAATAATTCCATTATGAACTATAGCTACTTTTCCATCACAACTACAATGAGGGTGTGAGTTAACGTCACTTGGAACTCCATGTGTTGCCCATCTAGTATGTCCTATCCCTATATTAGCAAAATGTACCTTCTCTTTTAAAGAATCTTTTAAATTAGATAATTTTCCACTCTTCTTATCTACAAAGATTCTTCCCTCTTCTACAATTGCTAACCCAGCAGAATCATAACCTCTATACTCAAGTTTGCTTAATCCATCTAAGATTACCTCTACTGCTTGTTGATCGTTACCTACATATCCTATTATTCCACACATATGTATTCCTCCTATTTATATTTAATTTTAAATGTTCATAGGAGATTTGTTACAGTTGCTCCTTTGTAATAGAAGTCACCTTCTATCTTTACTAGCAACGGTTGTAACCACCTCTGAGAAACCCGCCGAATTTTCGAATATCTCAGTCCTCGTCAACTTTATTAAAAATAAAGTTCTGGCGCTTGTCTTATATAAAATCTCCGTTCATTATTATATCATAAAAAAAAGGTTGGTCAATAAAAAATATTAACCAACCTTATAACTTATAATTTATTCAA is a genomic window containing:
- the glmS gene encoding glutamine--fructose-6-phosphate transaminase (isomerizing), with product MCGIIGYVGNDQQAVEVILDGLSKLEYRGYDSAGLAIVEEGRIFVDKKSGKLSNLKDSLKEKVHFANIGIGHTRWATHGVPSDVNSHPHCSCDGKVAIVHNGIIENYSTLKLELIEKGYKFISDTDSEVIAQLFSYFYNGDLLETIKKVKDRLKGSYALGIIHEAEPEKIVCTRKESPLIIGIGKNSNFIASDVPAILKYTRDVIFLENDEIAILEREKVRVYDKNLNSIEKSINKIQWDMEQASKNGYPHFMLKEIEEQPEVVNKTLEFYTKEDGKEKLTDLFEKIDFSKVQEIDIIACGTAYYTGLQGANYLKKIANFKSNVEIASEYRYSDPIIDERNVVIFVSQSGETLDTLMALRLAKSKGAKTIAITNVVGSTISREADVVIYTLAGPEISVASTKAYTAQVITFYLLSLEIALKLNRITEDKYKNYILKAHSLNGKIKEIFNSKEKIKGIAETIKDKKNGFYIGRGIDEKVAREGSLKMKEITYIHTEAFPAGELKHGTIALIENGTMVVVVATQENMIEKIVSNIKELKARGAYIISITKNSYKDIREVSDKVLYISDIDDLLAPVLAVIPAQLFAYYTAVAKGLDVDKPRNLAKSVTVE